AGGTGTTCCGACCGGGACCGCGAGGATCCAGCACCAGAGGACACGAGCGCCCGGTGAGCCGACGCTATGGCATCGCGGCGGACGGATCCGTTCGTCGGCCAGGCACTGTCCTCCCGGGAGCGGCGGAGTGCAATGCGGACTGACATTGCCTCCTCCAACCCACACGGGACGACACCCCAGTCGACGGATCCGGACTGGTCGGAGTCCGATCCGCTGCCTGCCATGGTGGAGAAGGTCGCAAACCGCCGGAGGTGAGCTGGGGTGGCAGAGGGGACTGGACtgaagtggctagggtttggtccgGCGAGAGGATGGGGACGGATATAAGTGGGGTCGGGTGGGCCAGCATGGGCCGGGTCCGACGTGGCGGGCGCGCCCGGGcgcccccatatccgccccatatttgtgttggatatggggggtgccggtcagcccgggcgtttgagggcCATTTGAGGGGCCTGTCTGGGTCCAAATTTCGTAACCGGGCAGCGACCGGGTGGCCTGCCCAAGCGTTTGAGATGGGTTTGAAGGGTCtagttgtagatgctctaaggtCACCGGTTCTGCCTTTTTTGGTCCAAGTGCTGATCCGGTTCAGTTTTTTTTAAACTAATGGCTAAATCAAATAATTCCGAATATTGAAGCTGGATTACTCGATCACATAAACAAAGAATTTGGTATAGTAGAAAATGACTTTTCTGTGTCCTGCTTTGAATGCGACAATGATATCCTATATTCATTATCTGTGTCTAGTTGGATTGTTGTTTCTCTTTCCATTTGCCATTTCGTCGGATTTGGAATCAGATTCGGGTAAAAATTATCCGATCCGGTTTCACTCTTAGAAAGTTGAAATCCTTCTAGGTGGTCTAGACTAAGATGGTGTGGGAAAAGGTCCCCTCTATGATGCTTTTGGGTGTTTTTGGTGTGTTTTGGGCTTTTGGGGTCCCATCTTAGCAGCGAAGGAAGGCATGTAGATAAGTGATTAGACTTATCATTGAGACGTTCATTACGGTTATATCAACTCGATATAATGTTTGAATGAAAATGCATTTTTATTAAAAAGCTAAATATTATCTAGCCTTGCTCCCGTTGCTGGTCTTGGATGCTGCTCACGATAAAGGCTCGTGGCCCTTCcagttgcctcgacccgacccaaagcttaCCGGACTGAGAACAACCGAAACAGGGGAACCCTAGGCCTTTTCTGGAGTAGAGGCGGTTGCGTAGACGTTTCATTCCTCATACCTCATCTGTGGGGATTTGTCATGTTGGAGCATAGAGAATTGTCAGGGGGAAATTGTCCACATGTTCGAAAGAATTTGTTGTCATACATGCTTCTAGAGTTCCCGGTGCTTGTCAGGCTACATCATAGGGGGTGTCGTTCGCTCGCGAGGGTTGGGGTGAATGGTGAGCCTATGAGGATTGTCACATGCGGACGTGACACCGCTTTAAAATTTAGGCGTGGGATCGAACACATCATAGAGTGTTCTCTCAGAAAACCAATTCCATGAAAACGTTAACTCAATAGGATTTATATTTTTGTTTCCGGTTCCTAAGAGCAGACATTGTATAAGATGTCCAACAAAGCAAAGCAAACCACATCAACAAGGAAAACACTCCGTTTCCACCGGCTGATATAACAAACGTAAGCCTCCCGCGTTGCTTGCCACGTGTCCTCTGGGCCCATCTACCGCCGGCCGGCCTTATCTCTTCGCGTCCCTTCTTCTCCGCAGATTTCGCCACTCGTCTTTTTCTCCTCCCCATCTCTGCTCATCCCGCTCGAAGGGGAGAGCTCCCATGGCAACGCCGGCCACCCCGCCCCGCTACAGAGAACCAGGGAGGATCGACGGCACCCACCACCTACCACATCCCCGCCGCAAAAGGTGGGTGCTGAAGCCCCCAACGCCACCACCGCGGTGCTGCAACCTAGCATGGGCGACACACACATGTGTGAGGAGGCGGCCGCTCGTCGTTTCTGCCGGCGATGCGATGCCCCGCTCACCCACGGCCATCGTGCTGCGATGCAGCAATTCGCCCGTTGCCGCCATGCTGCGGTGCACCTCGTCGGCGGCTCGACGCTACTCCTACTGCGAGGACACCTCGTCGCAGGGTTGCTCTGGCTGCGACGCAACTCATCCACAACAGCCAACATCGACGCCCACTGCATCATAGCACCAGTGGCGTCGCGGCCGCTGCATCACAACTCCGGCGACGTTGACGTCCGTTGCATTGCAGCTCCGGCGGCCGCTGCATCACAACTCCGGTGGCGTCGACGTCTGTTGCAGGCCGCTGCATCACAACACCGGTGGCGTCGATGACCGTTTGCATTGCAGCTCCGGCGGTCGATGTATTGCAGCTCCGGCAGCGTCGCCACCGCTGCATCACAACACCGGTGGCGTCGACGACCGCTGCATTGCAGCTTCGGCAAGGCCGGCGGCCACTACATAGCAACTCCGGAGGCGACGCGGCTGCTGCATCACTGCTCCGACGGCGTCGCGGCCGCTGCAGCGCAAACTCCGGCGGCGTCCACGACCGCTGCATCACTGCTCCGGCGGCGTCGCGGCCGCTGCAGCGCAACTCCGGCGGCGTCGACGACCGCTGCATCACAGGTACGGAGGCGTCAACGGCCACTGCATCATAGCTCCGGCAACGTCGACGTCCGTTGCATCGTAGCGGGACAGTGGGCGACTGGGCGTTGTGCTGTGGTGTGCGAGGCGAACATGTGCATCTGAGAGGAAGTGGGATCCGTGGGACTTTGAGTGAACGGCTATGATATGCATGATCGGACGGTTATCAAGGCGGATGATAACTGCGAGTTATCAACCGGCTTACGCCTAGCATCGGCCCATTAACAAGGACGTCGCAACTAAATAGTATCGCTCAAGGGCTTGAGGCCTTCCGCTTCTTCCCAAGGAAGACGTCGGTGAGAACCGTCTGCAGTGACGCCTTCAGCATATCCAAACCCTACCAAAAATCAACACTTAAAGAATGAGCTAAGACTTGCAGTCCTAATGAAAGGGAAAAAAATGAACTGAACGATCAATTTGCACAAGTGAAGTCGTCAGTCATTACCTCGGCGTAGCCAAGCTGCACGGTCTTCTCCTGGAGAGAGCCGATGTCCGTGATGCCAAAGGTGTTGAGGATGGTGATCCCGGAGATGGTGGACATAGGCGCGATCTTGAGGTCGTCCATCACCGTGTACGTCACGATCCGCTGCACAAACCCGGCGGCGGCCCCTGCCGCAGCAGCAGGCGACCCAGCGCCGCCGACGGAGCCAACAAGCTGCGCCCAAGTCGTCATCCTTGCGCCGCAGCTTCCACACGGCGTCCCACTTGCCATGGTCACGTAGCTCCTGCAGTTGGGTGAGTATGTGCCGGTGCAGCGGAAGATTTGCAATGTGGTTTGCGGCGCCTTTGCCTCCGGAAGCTGGAGCAGCTTCCCGCTCTCGCAGCCGCCGGCGGGCCTGAGCAGGTCGTCCTTGGCGTTGTCGCGGCAGATGTAGGTGTCGTCGAGCCTGTCGACGCTGCTGTAGAGGTTGACCACGGAGCCGGCCGCGGGGTTGTCGTCGGCGATCAGCTTGGCCACCGTGCCCAGCGGCAGCGTGAGGAGGGAGAAGAGGAAGTCGACGACGTCCTTCCCGGCCTCGGCGTACAGCACGCACTGGGACTTGCTGTTCACCAGCAGCTTCATGCTTAGCTTGTCGCCGCCGGCAGCATTGGTTTTCTCGGTTGATGACATCTTTGATTTCGACCAAAAAAGGGGTCCGGGATTTGCCGGGATATGCCCCTGGGCATTGCCATGTATATATACGAGGACGATCCTTGATCGCCAAGATTACAACGATACACAAGATACTAACAAGATAAATTTACAGATTACAACAAATAAATATGGTTATCCCTGACTACGCGGGATATAGCTAGATTACACTGGCAAGTTGAGCGTTACAATTATGATTCCCCAGTGCAGATTACAACAAGTCCGGTTTCTCTGTTGAGATGTGCCGATTTTGCTGGCTCAGATTTGTTGAGTATCCTGATTATCAGGAAGTATAGGATAAAGTAGAATTTATTTCTACCTTTTTCTTTTTCACGGATGAATTTATTTCTACCTTGTCTTGCATCAAATATTTCTTTCACATGGTATCAGCTTAGTCTTGATCCACAATCCTAGCCGCCGCCACTTTCACACCGCTCCGCACCAGGGCGGTCGATCTCCATGATCGTTATCGGGGACCacgccgcccgtacctagggttcgtccacCGGTCATGTTGATCGGCTGTTCTAGAGAGTTTTTTTCGTGATCTTTTGATCCGGATTTTTCTCTTGTGTCGTCGTCTTAATATTTTTTTTTCTGATCTAAGATCGGTTTTCGTagcccgccgccaccgtcgacccTCGCGCGCCTCTACTCCAACTCCGGCGCGACCACCAGGACACTTCTCCGACCGGGCGGCCTCACATGACGCGGCGGCCCGTCACGGCCCTCGTCCGCATGTCTGCCCGTCCGTTGTTGTGCGTCGGCTGTCGTTGCCCTGTCCCCGAGTATAACGCACCCCTCCACCGATCGAGTAACGGGTTACCGTTGCATT
The Aegilops tauschii subsp. strangulata cultivar AL8/78 chromosome 3, Aet v6.0, whole genome shotgun sequence genome window above contains:
- the LOC109777157 gene encoding uncharacterized protein translates to MSSTEKTNAAGGDKLSMKLLVNSKSQCVLYAEAGKDVVDFLFSLLTLPLGTVAKLIADDNPAAGSVVNLYSSVDRLDDTYICRDNAKDDLLRPAGGCESGKLLQLPEAKAPQTTLQIFRCTGTYSPNCRSYVTMASGTPCGSCGARMTTWAQLVGSVGGAGSPAAAAGAAAGFVQRIVTYTVMDDLKIAPMSTISGITILNTFGITDIGSLQEKTVQLGYAEGLDMLKASLQTVLTDVFLGKKRKASSP